GTGGCGTTTGGTCAGCGTTGGCGACGTTGTCGCAGCCAACGGAAGTTGACAACAATTTATGTGCCTGAAACGGATACAATTTACAAGCCAAGCGCCGGCACCATAGCAGAAAGAGGTAAGCACGATCCACAGAGTCCTCCACACTGTACAGGTGTGTGCCACAGCCATCGCCAGGGTAGCTGCCGGATAGCCGAAAAACTTCAAACGGAATTTTGTGTGGAGTACTTAGTGCAAAGTGGCTTGGGGGACACGCTGCCTTTTTTTcctgtctgtgtgtctgtatATGTCTGTCCCTACCAGTTGTTAGGGGCAACAGCCGGAGCCGCCTCGCATTTGCAGGCGAAGAAAAAACGAGCGAAACATTTGAATTTCGTTTCAAGTTGAAGTTGATAAAAAGCCAGTGATTTAGGGCGTGTCCTGATgtcctgctgccgctgctgctgctgctgctgctgctgcacggGCACAAATTTGGGTTCACTTTTTTTCGCACGAAAAATCTCTCAATCTCTCTCTCGCATTTGTTCCCCGTGAAAAAAAGTAACCCACAATTAAGATACAGTATTTTTTACCGGTAATTTTTGTGTACTTTTGGCCGAAAAGTTGTTCAGAGAGGGAGGCAGGGTTTCAAAAGATAAATTTTCCCTAAAATGCCCTTCATTTAATCAAGCATCACGTGTGGTCTGTTGATGGCACAAAAATGTAGATTATTTTCAATATAAATTGagaattaaataaatataatcaataaatattacgtatacgccacGAGAGATGCATTCAAGGCACGAGAGATGCATTTAGGGGTGTGTACTCGTTCGCTTCTTGAATATATTTTCTCACTCTTTCTCTTGGTATCTGTAGATTAGTTTCATCAGCAAAATGTTTATGCAAAACACACAGATAACATTAAAAGGTGTGATAAGACTTGATCATTGATTGacaattcaattaaaaaatgTGCTGAATCGATTACAACTAGGAAGAACACGGAATAAACGAAAACATCACACGCTTTTCCTCTTATAGAAAGCCAGAAAAAGAGAAGGGAAATTTAAGGAAAACAACTCATTTTGTATTCTAGATATatactaaaaaaaaatattacaaaatactaaaaatactaggaaaataccagaaaaatatgcaaaaatatagaaaaaaaaaacaaacaaaaaactgtATAAAAATACCAGACAAAACAAGTAACACTAAAAATACTATAAAAAAAAcctgaaatatttttatatatacgGAAAAATACCAGCGAGACAGCAAAAATATACTAGAACAAACTATgcaaaaaataccgaaaattTAACGAAAAAATACTGAAGCAATACAAGGGAATCAACGTAAAAAAAAGGAGAATCAACAAAAATATActagaaaataaaaataatgctaaaacattgaaaaaataccagaaaatgtCGATAAAAATACCTGAAAAGTACTAGATAATACACATAACACTAAAAAATACTATAGTATTTTAAAAAACAAGAAATATTATATGAAAATACCGAAAAAATAGCAGAGAAAAACTAGAAAAATAAAAgagaaaaaactaaaaacaccaGAAATATACCAGATATATACTAGAAAAATACCAGAAATATACTAGAAAATACCCGAAATATTTTAGCAAAATACCGGAAATATACTAGAAAATTACCAtagaaatatttaaaataaataaaatacctAACATACCAGCACGTACTAGGTCTCCGCATGAAGACACAGTTTTCCTTAAAAATAAACTAGCTGTTGGCATATACTTTCAAACCTCACTGTGTGGGAGTATTTCCTATATTTTGTAGGTCAGCAACCTAACAGCCAACAAGCTCTTATCAAAACCCAAAGAATAGACACTCGAGAGGTGTTTCcctaacaaacaaaaacacaaagaTTCAAGTGCGTGACACACTTTACCatacaaaaaacacacaaatacTTGAAGAATGAGGAAATATAATTTCAACTTAGAGACAGAGATAACAGAATAGCTTCTATACAGCAGTGATAGCAGAGCAGCTGCTATACAGCAGTGATAACAGCTCCTAAAACACTGATAAGACTTATAACAATAAACTATATACAAATATAAACACAGAGCGTGTGTCTACTGTTTCTTCAGCTTATCGGCATACGGACAGCCTTTCGGTTTACGGCCCCGCAACAATCTGCAAGATACTTTAAGCAGCAgtgccaccagcagcaggggcagacCCACGAGTACGAAAAGCGTATCCAGGCTGTAGAGTTGAATGAAGTTGAGATCCCGCGATGTGGCACGCAGATGCGGTGCACCGTGGTGCCTGATGACGTATTCGGTCCACCAAATGGCCCGCTCCAGCGATGGCTGGGGCTGATCGCGATACCGCTCTGAGATCTGGGCAGAGGCCTTGGCAAAGCTGGGTTCGGAGAGCAGTTTGTGGATGGCCTCCTCGAGGTTCTCTTCGTTTAGGTTGTACAAATCGAGGCCCAGGCCAAAGCCCACGCGTCGAGCGCGTGCCACATTCATGTGCTGATCGTAGAAGACGGGCAGGCCGAGCACGGGCTTGCCAAAATACAGGCTCTCGATGGTGCTCAGCAATCCGCCGTGGGTGATGAACAGCTTGACATTCGCTTGGGCCAGAATATCCGGCTGGGGGAACCACTTTTTGATCAGTACATTGGCGGGTTTTCCCGGCAACTGATCGTCTTCGAATTTCCACAGCACTCGCTGCTTGAGTTTCCCGAAAGTCTTGAGCAGCGTATCGCGTGTCTCCGCGGGCAGATCCTTGCTTTTCACATTCGAACCCATCGAGAAGTAGATGACCCCATGCTCGGCTCCCTCGATAAACGCCTTGATGTCCTCTGGCAGGTGCTGGGGCTTGTGGGCAATATGCAATCCTCCCACCTCAATCATATTCGGCAGATACGGGCGTGGATATGACAGTGAAAAATGCTGTCCCAGCAGCACCAAGGCGAACGAGTCCAAGACCTCATCCATCGTTTGCCTGGCATTCGGATAATATTTGTTGTACATTCGTTCCATGGCCGGGAGGTGCACCAATTGGCGGTGCAGCATTTCCACTAGATATTCATAGTGATTCGTGAGTCGCTCGCAGAAGGACATGCGATCGGTGCGTGGCGACATAATCGATGGATTATAGGACAATGGCGAGGTATTCCCCAATTGACTGTCGATCCGGTAGTCGCTCCCGTAGCTGGAAAAACCCACCAAGGTGGCATTGAAATGCTGTGCCATCCCATAGAGCGCTGGTACTTCAATCATTTCGGCCAGCACCACATCAAAAGTCTCGCCAGATTTCATCAGCTTCTGGACACCCTCATCGTCCAGGGTATAGGCCGCGATCTTTTCCTCCAGTCCCGATATGGCATTGAATTCCTGCCACAGCGTGGGGGCCTCCAATTCGGCTAGCATTTGTTGGTGAAACTCTTGGACTTTGAGGGCCTCTATGAAACGCATATTCGGTGTGGCCTTGTTCTTGAATGTGTTGATCACCGTGACCTCATGTCCTCGGGCCGCCAATCCCTTCAGATAGTTCTCCACAAAGATGTACTGAGAGCGTCCCGGCCAGGCCAGAGTGGCCAAGATTTTGGCCCCCTCCGCCTGCAGCGGTAGGCCGCCCAAAGCCAACAAAATCGAACCGATAAACACGAAAAGTATTCTCATGGCGAACTGCAAGTAAAGACTGATTGAGTGGACCTCCCTGAAGGTTCctactatatatgtataatcgTAAGCTTTTAGCTGATAAGAAAAGAAAGCTTTGTTCTATGGGACAGAAAAGGCGCTCCATCATGCTTAGGGGggcacaaaacaaaaacattttGTAAAATCATTCGTGATACCCAGTGAAACGGTTGATTAGGGGTTTATCTtgatttcgtttggctttcgttatATATTTCCTTGTTAGGGTATCCACAGTTTCAGTTCAATGTAAACCGAGTGCATATCAATAAAGATCTTTTACGTTGCTCGAGATCTGTTGGGTTTGCTTGGAATGATGATATTTCAAAACCTTTCGGGAATATTTCCAAGCAAACAAAATGTAAGTTTGCTAAAGATCTTTGATGGGCGGGGGGGGcgaacgacgacgacgaccaaGTGCTAGGTAAATTCCCCAAAGTGTGTGCGTGAGAAGTGCAGGCCAAACAACGcgatggcgacggcggcgaAGGAGGAGGCAACTAAAAACAAAACGCACAACAGGGAGTATCGCCAGCAAAGAGGAGCAGCAAGATTCCCAAAGAAGGAGTTGGAGTGGGAGTGGAAGACAGAGAAGGAGTGGGAGGGGAAGCAGCTGTACCCACTGCAGCTGTCCAGCAGGGGGGGTGTGTGTTGGGTGGGTGGTGGTTGGTGGTTGGTGCGAAACGAAGCATAAAAGGCAAAAGCGAGCGCCTAAGAAAAGAAATTATTTGCTTAAACGACGGCAAAAGGACCTTGTCCGGGGCTTTTCCTTTTTCCTGGAACAaagcacacccacacacagacacaaagAACAACAAGAATGAAAATAAGGAAACGGAAAGAACAAGTAGGAAATGCCACCTTTTAAATAGGTCGAACTATTTGATACTCTGACAGGCTTCAGCTCTTCAAacaaattcaataaaaatttaaaaaaaaataaggtTTTTTGTGGAATATACAAATTAATAAATCAACGCCCAACATACCCTCGTTTACACTCGGTTTTCAATCGTTGCCTTGATCACTCCCCTCCACCAGCAACCACTTCTGCCAGAGATAGCGAGCAACCGAgcagaacaacaacaatacaGCTGCGCTTTTGTCTTTGCTTTGCATTTCTGCCTGCATGCAAATATTTATCAGCCCAGAAATCCGCCGCAAGCTGAAAAAACCAAAgtaaaaagcaacaacaatctTTTCATAGTTTTGCTCGCTTCGGCTCTCTTCGCCTAGGCGCACAGGTAGATCCGCCGCTATCTTCGGCTTTCACGAACTTACAAAGCAGCGAAGTGGGAAGCCGTTCCTCAGTCGCCCCGCAGTCGCTTTTCAGTCGTTTCGCAGTCGCTTCGCAGTCGTTTTTCAGTAGTTTCACAGGCACTTCGCATTCGTTTCTCAGTCGCTCCATCAAGTATGACGTTTCTATGTATTAGGCACACAGGCAGATCAGCCGCTATCTTCGGCTCCCTTCGGCTTTCGACGTGCACAAACTTGCAAAGCAGCGAGGTGTGATATTTGTTTGGATTTATTTGTTTCCTTGCGTCGCTTCTCAGTAGAGGAACAGCCCCATAAACTATGATGTTTCTATGAAAGATCAACCGAAAGCTCCATAAAGTAAAAcatttatttgcatatttcCATTAGCAATTCTCCCTCTCTTATATTTTTGTCTACTTTATGACTCTCATCATACCCTCCCTGGTAAGGGTATAAAGCATAAGAAGCGAAAACTGCGAGGGGAGGAGAAATATTAAACTTTTATGCACAAAAATTTTTAAGTGTATGTCCGGCGGGAAAAATTGTTACTGTTAATTTATAAATaaggcagcagcggcagcggcagtggcagtggcggcCGGAGAGTTGTTATTGTGGGCTTCTGATGGAATGTTGAGCCCCTTTTTTGCCGCCTCCCCCGTGTCTCCTGCCCGACATTCATGGCTATTTGTTTTCACTTCAATTTATTTGCTTTCTTGCGCACATTTTCACTCCTTAGACCTTGTTTCCCCACTCAATGCCTTTCCGTTTACCCTTCTCCACAtccctctctctatctctctcttaGTCTTGTGGGCAACCCCTTTCCTTGtggccttttttttttgtcgcttATTAAGGGGTTGGGGGACGGAGGGTTTCCCGGATCGTCTTGCAACTTGATTCAATTAAGTTGCCTGATTATTTTAgccagcaaaaacaacaacaacaaaaaaggaGCAAGAAAATATCCACCTTTTTTGTcagtttctttctttttttcttttctttaggttagcatttttaattttttaataaaaGGCATGTGTAAGGCTCTACAAGTGGTCCCCACACCCCCTCCCCCAAAGCCCTGCCGCTATTTTGCGGTTACTTTGGGGGCTTCCGCCCACTGAAAGTCAACCACTGATCCTTCGGGtttaacaacaacaaaaaaaggtcAAGCAGCGGCCGCCCTTTGGGTTCACCTTTCAACGGAAATCCTGCTAGTGAACTCTTCTTTAAAAAATGGTCAAACAACAAAAGAAATGAGCAAAGAGCAGGCCAAAAGATGCAGGAAAATTATCAAATCTTTTCCACAGTGAAAGTACCTTTTGTTCTCGATTCTGGGGCACAGCAACAGCTGTGCCACACTTCAAATGCAATTTAGTTGCAACAAGCAGGAACacctatgtgtgtgtgtgtgtgtgtgtgtgtggaacaGTTTGCTCTCTCCCATAAGTAAAAATCATTTTTCATTTGTTTTCATTTCCGTTTTTATGAAGCATTTTCCTGATTTCTGCATAGCACACCATTCACCCACCCATCTATCTATCTCTTTCTTCTAACCCTTTGGCCATCTCTTTCGCACTCTTGTGTGTAACTTTTGGACATTGGAGAAAAATGTTAAGTGACAGGCAGTGGAGGAGAAGTTTTGGCGGAATACCTGAAAATCGTTCGTCCAGGAGTCCCCCTTCGgactctctccatctctctctctctctccctcacacacacacac
This region of Drosophila miranda strain MSH22 chromosome 2, D.miranda_PacBio2.1, whole genome shotgun sequence genomic DNA includes:
- the LOC108157677 gene encoding UDP-glucuronosyltransferase 2B15; this encodes MRILFVFIGSILLALGGLPLQAEGAKILATLAWPGRSQYIFVENYLKGLAARGHEVTVINTFKNKATPNMRFIEALKVQEFHQQMLAELEAPTLWQEFNAISGLEEKIAAYTLDDEGVQKLMKSGETFDVVLAEMIEVPALYGMAQHFNATLVGFSSYGSDYRIDSQLGNTSPLSYNPSIMSPRTDRMSFCERLTNHYEYLVEMLHRQLVHLPAMERMYNKYYPNARQTMDEVLDSFALVLLGQHFSLSYPRPYLPNMIEVGGLHIAHKPQHLPEDIKAFIEGAEHGVIYFSMGSNVKSKDLPAETRDTLLKTFGKLKQRVLWKFEDDQLPGKPANVLIKKWFPQPDILAQANVKLFITHGGLLSTIESLYFGKPVLGLPVFYDQHMNVARARRVGFGLGLDLYNLNEENLEEAIHKLLSEPSFAKASAQISERYRDQPQPSLERAIWWTEYVIRHHGAPHLRATSRDLNFIQLYSLDTLFVLVGLPLLLVALLLKVSCRLLRGRKPKGCPYADKLKKQ